A window of Deltaproteobacteria bacterium contains these coding sequences:
- a CDS encoding universal stress protein, which translates to MQLRKILVGIDFSEPSEVALHQALDIARKTGAEVVLVHAGTIPDPIPDIPEAMEG; encoded by the coding sequence ATGCAACTGCGCAAGATCCTCGTCGGCATCGATTTCTCGGAACCTTCCGAGGTCGCGCTGCATCAAGCGCTCGACATCGCGCGCAAGACCGGAGCCGAGGTCGTGCTGGTCCACGCCGGGACGATTCCCGACCCGATCCCCGACATCCCCGAGGCGATGGAGGGG